From Woronichinia naegeliana WA131, the proteins below share one genomic window:
- a CDS encoding Rpn family recombination-promoting nuclease/putative transposase, with the protein MFDNACKFLAENFSEDYATWLLGRPITLTKLSPTELSLEPIRADSLILEQSEDLVLHLEFQTEPDETMGFRMLDYRVRVYRRFPLKTMHQVVIYLKRTKSALVYQDSFQLGATTHHYRVIRLWEQSSDLFLTSPGLLPLAILTQCEKPTTRLREVAKGLDRIENQGVRANLMAATAVFAGLVMAPETIKKILRSDIMKESAVYQEILQEGEQLGLLKGEQLGLLKGKLEGKLETIPLLTKLGLSIAEIAEELDIDIALVNQFVANQNN; encoded by the coding sequence TACCCTGACCAAACTGAGTCCCACAGAATTATCTTTAGAACCGATTCGCGCTGATTCCCTAATATTGGAACAATCGGAAGATCTGGTATTACACCTAGAATTTCAGACCGAACCCGATGAAACAATGGGTTTTCGGATGTTAGATTATCGAGTCAGGGTTTATCGTCGTTTTCCGCTTAAAACCATGCACCAAGTGGTTATTTATCTGAAACGAACTAAATCGGCCTTGGTTTATCAAGATAGCTTTCAACTAGGAGCAACAACTCATCATTATCGAGTCATTCGTCTTTGGGAACAGTCTTCTGATTTATTTCTAACAAGTCCAGGTTTATTGCCCCTAGCGATATTAACCCAATGTGAGAAGCCAACAACACGTTTACGAGAGGTTGCCAAGGGATTGGATAGAATAGAAAACCAAGGGGTGAGGGCTAATCTCATGGCGGCAACGGCAGTATTCGCAGGATTAGTGATGGCACCTGAAACGATTAAAAAAATTTTAAGGAGTGACATTATGAAAGAATCAGCCGTTTATCAAGAAATTTTGCAGGAGGGAGAACAGCTAGGTCTTCTAAAAGGAGAACAGCTAGGTCTGCTCAAGGGCAAGCTTGAGGGCAAGCTTGAAACAATCCCTCTACTTACAAAATTAGGGTTATCGATCGCGGAAATTGCTGAAGAATTAGATATTGATATTGCTTTAGTCAATCAGTTTGTAGCTAATCAAAATAATTAA